Proteins encoded together in one Ammospiza nelsoni isolate bAmmNel1 chromosome Z, bAmmNel1.pri, whole genome shotgun sequence window:
- the MTAP gene encoding S-methyl-5'-thioadenosine phosphorylase has product MAAAAAAASVPVKIGIIGGTGLDDPDILEGRTEKYVDTPYGKPSDALILGKIKNVDCVLLARHGRHHTIMPSNVNYRANIWALKEENCSHVLVTTACGSLREEIQPGDLVIIDQFIDRTTKRHCTLYDGQHSTLSGVCHIPMAEPFCTKTREVLIETAKKLGLQCHSKGTMITIEGPRFSSRAESCVFRSWGADVINMTTVPEVILAKEAGMSYASIAMATDYDCWKEHEEAVSVDKVLKTLKGNANKATSILLSAIPQIGSMEWTSTLHTLKTTVQCSVILPKQ; this is encoded by the exons ATTGGAATTATTGGTGGAACTGGCCTGGATGATCCGGATATCTTagaaggaagaacagaaaaatatgttGACACTCCTTATGGCAAG CCATCAGATGCTCTGATTTTGGGAAAGATCAAAAATGTGGACTGTGTGCTCTTGGCAAG ACATGGAAGGCATCATACAATTATGCCATCAAACGTCAATTACCGTGCCAATATCTGGGcattgaaagaagaaaattgttcCCATGTATTAGTGACTACTGCCTGTGGCTCATTACGAGAGGAAATACAACCTGGTGATCTTGTCATAATTGACCAGTTCATTGACAG GACAACTAAAAGACATTGTACTTTATATGATGGGCAGCATTCCACTCTCTCAGGAGTATGTCATATTCCAATGGCTGAGCCTTTCTGCACCAAAACCAGAGAG GTTCTTATTGAGACTGCCAAGAAGCTGGGCCTCCAGTGTCACTCCAAGGGGACAATGATCACAATTGAAGGCCCACGTTTCAGCTCTCGAGCAGAAAGCTGTGTTTTTCGCAGTTGGGGAGCTGATGTTATCAACATGACTACAGTGCCTGAAGTGATTCTTGCAAAGGAAGCTGGAATGAGTTATGCTAGTATTGCCATGGCAACAGACTATGACTGCTGGAAGGAGCATGAAGAAGCT GTTTCAGTGGATAAAGTTTTAAAGACACTGAAAGGGAATGCAAATAAGGCTACAAGCATACTCCTTTCTGCCATACCTCAGATAGGCTCCATGGAATGGACCAGCACCCTGCACACTCTGAAA ACAACGGTGCAGTGTTCGGTTATCCTGCCAAAGCAGTAA